Genomic window (Clarias gariepinus isolate MV-2021 ecotype Netherlands chromosome 4, CGAR_prim_01v2, whole genome shotgun sequence):
CATGCGCACTTAGACAGCATTGGGCAATGATTACTCACAactctgcagtgcaagagaaagcaagaaagaacTATTGGCTCAGTTGGGATCACATAACGCTCgccatcaaaacaagaagtgcatgcacgCTACATGATACGTGAAGATACTTGTTACTCGGAAAGCAAGACTTGGCTcatttttccaagtcaaaatgtacagtgaaaccttgtaTTGCGAGTaatgtggtttgcgagtgttctgcaagacaagcaaagatttttttttaaaagattgacTTGAAAAAAGGAGCAagttttggtttacgagcactaTCATgtagcgtcacgtgatcacaaatGAGCCaatgctttttctttctcttgcgctgcggaattgtgggtaatcggctctcctgctgggtcttagtgctcgtctcttactggtataatcagcATCCGtgatgttatatatgtttactataacactgtgaccacatgtgtgtgtaaaacatattttttttgtttttaagcgCGTGTACTCGCGcatgtttcttataacacacgtgtgtgcgtgcgtgtaaagcaaaagaaagtctcattacagagtttaaaaatctattttctccctcagcccgTCGTGATGAgtgtgcgcgagagagagagtgtgtgtgtgaactggcacagtgtcaaattacgcgcgcacacactctgctctacagaaatactgctctgtcgcgaatcttttcaaaggtaaagtccaggttcatttgttttttgttttactttacagcaatgattccgttagtatgcgctcacacaaATAAACCCAAGACCGGCCTCTGTTCATGCTATAAAATGGGGTGCAATTTAAAGCATAAGTGAACATGTCTGGTGCTATTATTTATCAGATACCACCATGTATGAGCCACTATAGTAGTTCCAACAGTActgaagcattttatttatagcattatGTGCTTTTAAAAGCTTGTTGCTTTCCTGTTGTTTTAATGACCAAAATCATCTTGGctttagtattattattctttttattaccCCTCCTTCCGGTGGTACATCAtggctttattttttatcatcagCGGTGCAGGTCTATTCAAGCAGTTCAGATGGTATTTATAAGCAAGACAAATAGGAGACATAACAAGGACAGTACCATTTTAGCATAGTTAAATGGCCAATATGCTGACAGAACTGATGCGTGGATGAGTTGAGGGTTACAGGGCATTTATGTCAGTATCTGTTATGccaaaagaaaaaggtttaactGCATGACTCCATATTTTTACGTACAGGTTAGACCTGTACTACACTGCCTGCCCTATGGAATGTTGCAACTTTATCTGATTTAGTTTGTGTTCAGCTTTAATTGTGTTATGTAAGTTATGTCCTTACAGCTAATGTCCCAATCCTGAGAGCTCTTGTCCCAGGTGGAAATAATCTtgcttttactattaaacatagttatGATttctatgattattttttttttgtctcctatCATGAATGTTTGTCCAAGTTTCTTCTTCAAAGTTAATGATccatccaggttttaataatgtgtttgagATTTCTGAATTCAATTCCTGTAATTCCACTGTTTCTTCACTGTGTGATGCAGTCCAATAATTTGTCACATCTGAAACTTTTTTTGCCATGTCCATGTGTGATACGTCTAAAAACATTTATGCAGTCATTGTTGTAACCATTTGCCCTACCAGGATTTTTTGGGGGAAGGTAGGTGGAAACTTAAGAAACTATGTAGGCACAGGAGCAACAGTTGAGCTTCCCCTTATACATGTGATGCAgtttaaatctttattaaattaatgcattgtcaaaaaaaaaaaaaaaaaaaaaagtatgcgcTTAcaaaagtgttttggaatacgagtccCACACTTcctgaatgaattatgctcgtaacccaaagtttcactgtaaaaaatttttgctcgtcttgcagaacacttgcaaaGCGGGTTAcccacaatccaaggttccactgtataatctAACCCATACCATTATGTCCTATATTTTACCTATAATATATTTatcaactgtaaaaaaaagtttgaaaaaatTGAATGCATGTCATCTTTTAAATTAGAGTaagctgttatttttatttttatgtttctgtCTGTTGATTGGGCCACTTCAAAACcttaattttgattttattttgttttggataATTTTTCTGCTGCTATAcgaacaaataacaaaaactgtGTGTTTTCATCTTTTTACTGGAACCAGCAAATAGTAGCCCATTGTATTAAAAGAGCCACCGAAGCTTAAACTCTTataaaagttaatgctggtaatgcacacacacacacacacacacacacacacacacagtatattgtGTATCACTGTTTGGGTTGCAGAACCTTGGACCAAATCAATATTAGGCTGGTGCTCaaaatgttatgactgattttGTGTATTTGTTGTAGTGGGTTTGGCACACAGACAGAACACATGGGAAGCAAATGTCACTTTTTAACAACAGCATATTACAGACCTGAATGGTGAAGGCTACTCTGTCCCAGGCTTCCAACTGCGGCCACCACCCTCTGGGTCGTCCACACATTCAGCATCTGATTTAAACATTTGACAAGTCCATCGGTCTGCAGATGATACACTGATGTGTGAATCAGCGTAATCTGCAACAGCCTGCAACATCACACATTAGaccatatatataaaacatggttattgttattgcagCTGATTGGTTAaatggagtcatgtgattattgtatACTTCGGCATTTAGCCCCAGCTAGTTTAACCTTTCCTTGATTTTCTCTATTGTGCTGTGTACCCCCAGGTGACCTCCGAAGGGTGTGGAATGCCCTGGGTGCATTCAGATTCTCGCCATATTTTATGAAAATATACcagattatgttaaaaaaaagtagtaagAGGCGTAAATCCGTGTGTAGGAGGTGATATGTGATCTTTGGTGCACTTAAATCTGGCAAGAGAACCTCGTCCTGGCAGCTATTCTGGTTTAAACGGCATCAGCTCATCACATAAAGATTCTGGGCGTGGGACTGGAAGAAGGGCCGGTTCTTTGTTTAGTGGGGAGTAGATTGTTGGCACAAACCTTTCACTTATTTGTCTCTTTTCCTGTCCAAGTAAATGGGTGTTTAGTGCTCTGGCACGCTCACCATCTCCCACATGTTTACTGGCTGTCTCATGCCCACTGCTTTTCACTTCTCTTGCAGGAGGGCTCTTAACATGCAGTTCATCTTCACTCGCTCtgccacctcaaatgcaaaagaCATTCCGGGTGGAGCCACCTGGTTGCGATTTGGAACAAGCTCCACTCTAGGCACAATTTGAGCATCATAAGTCAATTTATGACATTATATAGCGGCTTGTGCACTCAAAAGTACACACTGGGCCAAGGTCTCCTTTTTTAACACTCATAGttttctgcttcttcttctgaCAAATGGAAGTAGGCACGCTGTACCTCACCTGAATGCCACTCCATTCATGAGGTGTGAGCTTAATGAGCAGGTACCGTACATTGCCACATGGATCAGAGAGAGGCACCTCTTGTGTGGTTTATGTCAAAAGCAAGAAAGctcagcagattattttaagCAAGTGTCCGAGGTAATACTCAGGAAAACTGTTGTGGGCCAGTTCGATTCCATGTGCCAGCATCTTCCACCAGTTTAACAGGTCtggcacatactgtagacaGAACACATGAGAAGCAGATGTCACTTCTCAACAACAGTTCTTTCAACAACATTTGAGAACGGTCTTTTTTACACATAGCACTGGGGAGAAGCAGTAGTATGCTATCTCCCATCTTAAAAAGCAATGCTGTACACTGCTGCGATTAGCTAAGTAGACCTTCTAGACACTAGATCCCTGACCTGCAGTCTGATAACttctccctgagggccaacacagagaagCTGTTTCTTTCTGCTGGCCAGCCCAGACAAACTTAGACAAACCCATCAGCCTGTTCACACAAAACCCAAATACTTCATCTAATTGCACTGCTGTCAAGAGAGTATATTTGGCTGATGATAAAGAAAGCCACCTCACCCTGTTTCCTCAGGATATAACGGAAAAATTCCAATACCGTGTTTACAACAATAACATTAAGGGAGGCGCTCCATACGTTTGTATATTCACGCACTATAAAATGCTTAGTGAAAAAACAGAGACGAATCGACAGTTAACTACAGCAAAGAGGAGTTTATTACTGAGCTCACTGTAATGTATGACTAGTTACTGTTAACAGAActtatatttatgattttgccattttaatgcattaaacaTTCTGCACTTGAGCAGTTTTGACTTAAAGTCAAATGATAGACACTAGCTACAGTCTGTAAGTTACTTATCTTGTCACAAGTCTAACTTCTGTGCATTAGTGTTGTTGCAGATGATGGCCTCTGGAAAAAGCACTCCTCTGGATTCTTCTCTGGATGCATCATggaaaaaatggaaaactacTTACAAGAAGGATTACAAGACCCCGGTAATGTACTCTACAGGGTCCGGGCTGTACTCTATAGGCGCCaagtccccgcgaccctgaatacaggattaagcggtatagaagatgagtgaatgaatgaatgagtagCCTGCCCatttattaagttttaaataTCAGTAAAGGTTATGCCAGACAAAACCCACATACTTTATCTAATTGCACAGCTGTCAGGGAAGTGTATTTACCCATGCAGGTGATTCCAGTTACCCATAGATCTGAAAATAATTGatctgaaaataattaattccatTTTTTGAAGTGCAGTTTTTCCTTAACTCTggtattttatacttttttgaaTTGTGTCAAATATAGTCAAATAATGCACAAATGCTAATCTTGTACAAATGTAGGCTGAGGAGGCTTCACGGAGGGCTATCTGGGAGGAGAACTTGAAGATTATTGAGCGCCATAATCAAGAGTATAAAAAGGGCCTACAAACATGTGAACTAGGCATGAATCAATTTGGAGACATGGTAATTATCACTTTTACTAAAATATCCTAttgtcattaaaatatataaacatggtGTGGTTAAGTTTTTGCTCATTTTTGTTTGCTCCAATTCTCTAACTACTTTCTAAGTAGGTTTTTTACCATTTGAATCCGCATTTGTACACTGCTCAATAGTACAGTACTTGGTACTGACCAAAGAACAGTTTTCCGCTTTGTCAcagataatttaaaattaattttgccATTTGAAATACAAAGCATATTGACAGTACTGTAAACAATAATCAAATACAATTAACATTAATGaggttattgtttttattactgtgggcttgcacctccagggttgagggatCAGGGTTCAGTGGGGGAAGGTACTGTTAGATGAGGTTGAGCTATAACTGTAACATAGTTTGTAATTTGCTCTCTTAAAGACTCTTTGCTCTCTTATCTACTTCTCTTTTTTAGGCACCAAACGAAGTTGGTCGTGGTGGGCTTCTAGAATCCTGTGGACAGTGATCCCATAAATACCTACTCTTTTGACTCATTAAATAACCTACTTTACCGCAAGCTTGGTAATGTTAccacactataaaaaaaaatcatacaaattttataaaaaatctggCAGCAAAGTTGCCGAAACAATAGTTACAGTTAAATCACAAGAAAATATCAAATGTttttctacagtacatttccataagaagttactttttttaatattcttacTGTAATTTTACAGCTCATCTCtggtaaaattacagattttcacaattttaatgcatattCTACCTATAACATATTCTATTTTAATCTATAATCTCATATCTcttgactgtaaaaaaaaaagttatttgcaATAATAAACTTTGATTTCTGCAAATTGAATGGAAGTCATCAATTAAATTGCAGTAAactgtcatttttaaataaaagttttgtgtCTATTAACTAGATCACTCTAAAACCTTAATTATGCAgttttagccattcagaggtggacttgaTGTGTTTTGGATAATTTTCCTACTGCTATACACACAGATCAGCTACACTATAACATTATAAACAACTGTCTAATATTGAATACTGTAGGTCCCCCCCTGTTTTCCGCTAAGTAGCTCATCTATTGGATGAAACTACACAGCAAGCCTTTGTTCTCCACGTGCATCAATGAGCCTTGTCTACCTATCACACTGTCATGGGTTCACTACTTTTTCTTTcgtggatcacttttggtaaaCCATTGCACTCTGGGAACATCCCTCAAGAGTTTAACCTTAGAAGTTGCGTTGACCCAGTCATCGAGGCATCAGAGTTTGCCCTTGTCACAGTAGCTGCAGTTACAATATCTTTTCACAATGGCGCCTGAAAGTTAGTGGGATATTTTAGCTATTTTGTAAGAATTTGATCAactttgatctctctctctctctctctctctctcactccctgtatatatatatatatatatatatatatatatatatatatatatatatatatatatactgtatatatatactgtatatatatactgcatatatatatatatatatatatatatatatatatatatatcactgtaTGATATATATTATCTGCACACATACTTCAGTTGATGTTTGCGTTTACTGACACAcgtttcttaacattttaattatgcaACTCCCCTCCCAAATGCATAACCAGATGTTGAATGTGCAGTAAAGAtacaatctatataaataaaagaaaggttttgtctgtacattttattttagaacccactcttttaatgatatctacagtatatgtttcaTACACTCAAAGGCCTGAAACAAGTCTCACAACCAGTCAGTGAAAATTttctatctgtctgtgtgtctgtctgcctatcttctgtccagccagattttgtcacaaatATCAGGCAAAACTGactagacagaatttaatgaaacttttgcagtacttagatatctgtcTGGAGTTAAACCTtgaccataagtgaaatcaaaatgttgagtaaaagcgatgttataagcagctatttatttattaataattaatttaataatttacattaaaataagctaagctactgtacatgctcaatgtaaacaaatacctgtggatattaattagaaaagctaaacagaatatttttactgggattacttaatatttttattgcttaattaacagtaatgaagTGATATGAGTGAATTATTATGCACTGGATTTCAATCTACTGTactacttttaaatttttttatttgtgattcaCTCTGATTAACGAACAGAAAGTAATTGGCTGAtaatgaaagaagtacaacctAATGTAAACAAAGTGTAAAATACTCTTTTTTTGTTAGATATTATGTAAACAGCCAAACaacatgataaaataatgtacaaattctgtcatttacaaataatgaaattaatgaaattaataaaattaataaaataaaataaatgattgtagataaatgtttttacagACTACCAAATTAAGATACAAGAAACAAAAATTTCCTAATCTCTTTTTCACAGTATAACGCTTTTAAAACGaaaacctactgtaggtaacatactgtatgtatgtttaacagtgtaaactattttTAGTGTAAGATATACTCAAAATGGCACAGTAGGCTCAGcagatagaaaataacattagaacatgtgTACAAAAGgtctcactttaccatgaacagcaaaaaaatttaataaacttatatttttagCCTCTGGCTTATTTGGTAATTATATATGCTACTGTAACatatggcggcacagtggtgtagtggtactGTAAGCACACTCCAATGTGTGGAAttaatggttagaaaagtaacgagtcaagtgtagccgaatgtagcgAAGTAAGATTAGcactttttctttgcaaatatattcaagtaaaagtaaaaagtatggtgcaataaaactacttatagaagtttttttttttttcaaaaagttactcaagtaaatgtaataaaGAACATGTAACTCGTTACTTCCCTTCTTTGATTGGAACAGATCCAAGAACTAAGGAgagtagattttttaaaattactttactCTGGCCTCTCTTTGCATGTTTCTGGCCAATCACTGTTTGACAATGTAATTAAGCCTCATCTGATTGGTCAAtctttcgattttttttttttttagaaagggaAGCCACCTCGCCCTGTTTCCTgtacccctacatcctgacgttgggagataatgaccagcgctgctctcaggcattcgtcattctggtgggacaggctctggagcaatgcacactacttggggcggttgatgtgtgcttcaaagcattttatatttttgacattaactatccaaagcgGTGTGCCCCTGTGGAGGACTTTTTGTGATGTTGCcatgaaatagcaaggcctacttgaaaagttataaacagtgtttgtatgttacaATCAGaacagggctggatagttttgttccacagaaaagatatctgaagtcacaaagagatcctgctctgtagaagtcacagagagatcctacTCTGTAGATGGCCATCTGGCTACAGATGGCTCTGTAGATTCGCCTCAGCCCATTTGTGCTATTACTCCATTTTGCCTtagtgagtaatagtatagtaataatatcactgttgattatctgttcttgtccttttgaaaaataagtgttttttctatgaacatttaataaaatgttgtttattgcatatatgtatggtttgcaaaacttggaagtttttttgtaatagaccaaATAGACCTGAAGtaatttaactatttaatagtcatttgtagtttttttttttttttttttttacagattcactgtaaaacatgaaataataataacctatttgtgaggtaaaaattaaccaaacattccagttaaaatgaaccaacatctgggtagaacatttctaccacatacagtatgtggtagaattaacccagcattatagttaaatatgacctagCATTTGAgctgaatatttaacccatcttgctgggttaaacaaataacccatttaGCTGGGTTACattaacctgtgtgtgtgtgtgcatgtgtgtgtgtgaaagctgttctacacagtagccccctccctcctcctctcctctcctcttacttcagCCATGATTTTTatcaaaggtaaagtacagggtAATTCTTATTTTAACTAgtcttattttaactttataatttgtattcattatttttatgtgaatattgtggcgtggacggggcggcggctgactgtatgtgtctgtgttcaccatgttggggaagggtgtttgggttagtggcttcggccctgtctgtgtgtggtgtgtgtgtgacgtgcgaatgtgctccggttcatgcttaggctgaattggaggtactgtactgtaggcttcatgtgaatgtgctgctcatgcttttGTATGACTGcgtgtataaaataaagtactcccagccattgcattgggcagcaagtaagctcactcgtctctccaacatcttTTCCGGCGGTAAAGCGCTACAATAtatttgggttgtggaatgaatcatcagtttccattattttttaatggaatattcagtttgatatacgagtgctttgatacacacattgttccagaacgaattatgcttgcaatataacaaaatttTGTGTCAATGGCCAGGGAGCTCCTCAGTCTTTAATCTAATTTAGAatttgtggtcaatcctcaataGATCAatagacaaaaacacacaaattctgacaaactccaagcagtgattatgcaagaatggtcTGCCATCAGTCAGTATGTGggccagaagttgattgacagcatgccaggtcAGAAGTCGTGAAAAAGATGGGTCAACagtgcaaatattgactctttgaaTAAAATTAATGTATTTGTCATTAGAAGTCTTGGTTGTTATTGAAAATATACAATTTTGCATAATCTTATGCATTGTTTCCTCCAAGTGTTCTACTTATTttgtcatcagccaaatacattcctgtcagccaaatacacacTGTTGCTTAATTGAAAagtgaatcacagataagaAAAAAGTACATTGGATAAATATtaggttttgtcttaaaatgacttcagtgcattaaaaaatatatgattgtGGTGGAGTGTAGGTTTCATATGATTGAGAATTCACATAATTGAGTTTGTCTTCGGCATACTCTGTCTATACTATCGCTGTAATTGGCTCTGTTAATTGATGCGTATATCCACACCCACCTCCAGGGAAAAAGCGTGTTGCTGATGGAATTTGTTGGCGGTATGCCTCATCTGATTGGATaatccattttttgttttttaaccaaGTTACAATGACTTAATTATCGCTTCCCTTATCATTAGAGATGAGAAACTCGGATCCTTTAACGGATTCGACTCCTTGTGAATCACTCACTAAAAGGATCCGGGTCTCTTGAGTCCCTTGATTCAGTAGGGATTCTGACTGCATTTTCAATTGGTCCCTCCACTAGAAACTCTAGGCGCTCACCTAAACTTTATTATCCACCGAATCCTTGGACACATGAACTTAATGTCCCTCGTATTTAAGCTACATTGCTCAAATTCCCCCCTCTTGGTCGGCGTCTGCGAGTGACGTCACTTCCCACACAATCCTGCCCAACAGTATAGACCTGcccctgacgctgattgacaTATTTCTGtgtaacgtgttggaaatgcaatcgctaatggattagcgattgcatttgaattttggccggcttgacgcgcgacgcagaaaaataaaaaagcaaacgtTATCATTGATTTTGCCATTTAAATATGGCaggctcatgacttgtaagacatgggaactacaaatgcaaatggacttttttttttcatttaaaatttggcagtcagtgtgcgttcacgaaggcgaaacagcaaacggtaatttgcaattccttttgaatattgtccgggatatcGCTCCATACCCTCGGATCTGGCTGCTTCACTCCGCGCTATGAGTCTGACAGATCCGCTGAATCCCCCGGTTTAGATAAATCTGCTAGGACACGTACagtattttaagtctttttgtttctgctcataaaatgcaaatgagaaTCAAGAATAATTAatgccaaattttttttttttttttaaacggatAGGCTATCTGGTATAGTTAGTGTaaggtattaaaatatttcaaggcATTTTAATCTCGGACACTCTACTTCTTCTTTTAAACCTAACAGTTAGTTTTTCGGGttttagataataaaaaaaatatataaatccagGTGGTAAAAGCTAAATTTGAACTTGGGTTTTTATGGATATAAACGAGTCATTGTTAGCATTACCATTCTGGtgatgttgtgttgtgttggatGTGATACAAATGTCAGATCCAAATGTCatgtaacaaattttttttggtgttaatAAAATCAGATTAGCACTACGTCTAATCacacaatatttaaaagtaaaacagcTACGGTTTGTTCGATCATTGTAATAAGGACTCTGCCTGCTTTTGCCATGGTTCTCCACTAGGGGCGCCTAATAAATCCTCAGAATCAAccaaatacacacactgagTCGACTCTGCGGATCCGCCGGTCTGTCCCACGGTTCAGATGAATCAGTACTctctattttttaatctttcacGTTTTGACCCTGCAGGAAGTTTTCTAAATAACTCAGCTATTTGTTCCTACAGTTACTGGCTGACAACTACCGAGAACAATTGAATTGTCTAATTATCAGTTTGGATTTATGTATGTTGCTGTTAGCAGCAAGATAATTTAGTACTTAACTGATCcgagtaaataaaaaagagggatTTATGATTCGTGAGTCATATAAAGGATCGGGTTATTTAACCCGGATGAATCCGGATTTGCTCATCTCTACTTGACCACCGCGCCCTGTTCACAGTCGGACATAACGGAAAAGGAGCAATACCGTGTTTCACCACATTAATATTAATGGAGGCGCTGAGTTGCGCACTATAAAATACtcaaaagagaagagaagaagcgACAGTCAACAAAAGCAGAGTTTCCTATCGAGCTCACTGTAAGGTAGGACTAGTTACTGTGTTAACAGAACTTATacgtctgattttttttttttttttttttttaatgctttaaaggtTCTGCACTTGAGCAGGTTTATTCCTTTTCTCAATCAAGGCTTTACATCACTTTCACTTTCTCTTAAgtcagtaaatataaaaataatgttgttCCCCTTTAAAGATCAAATAACGATGAATA
Coding sequences:
- the LOC128520664 gene encoding protein CTLA-2-beta-like isoform X1 is translated as MLLQMMASGKSTPLDSSLDASWKKWKTTYKKDYKTPAEEASRRAIWEENLKIIERHNQEYKKGLQTCELGMNQFGDMAPNEVGRGGLLESCGQ
- the LOC128520664 gene encoding protein CTLA-2-beta-like isoform X2 codes for the protein MMASGKSTPLDSSLDASWKKWKTTYKKDYKTPAEEASRRAIWEENLKIIERHNQEYKKGLQTCELGMNQFGDMAPNEVGRGGLLESCGQ